The bacterium genomic sequence CCGAACGACGGCCGCCGCCTTCGCCTCTCCTTCACGACGGTCGGCTTCTTCTGACCGCGGCGCGGCTTGACAAGCCGGACCCCGCCTCCTACCCTTTGTCAGATTTTCGCCGCGGCCACGCTCCGCCGCGGGAACTCTCCCACTTCCCACCTAGAAGATGCGGATCGCACTCTCCCCTCGAAAGGCGCGTTGATGACGGAACGCACGATCGACGGCGACCGCGCCGGCGAGGCGAGCGACACGTTCTCGCTCAACCGCCTGGCCCGCATGCGGGTCGAGGAGGTGGCGCGCGCGGCCCGGGAGATGGGGCTGTCGGGAGTGTCCGGGCTGCGGAAGCAGGACCTGATCTTCCAGATCCTGCGCGCGCAGACGGAGAGCAAGGGGCTCGTCTTCGCCGAGGGCACGCTCGAGGTCCTGCCGGAGGGGTACGGCTTCCTCCGTTCCGCCGAGTACAGCTACCTTCCCGGCCCCGACGACATCTACGTCTCCCCTTCGCAGATCAACCGCTTCGCGCTCCTCACCGGGGACACGGTCTCGGGACAGGTCCGCTACCCGAAGGAGGACGAGCGGTACTTCGCGCTGATCAAGGTCGAGGCGATCAACCACGACGACCCCGACAAGTCGCGCGAGCGGATCTTCTTCGAGAACCTCACGCCGCTCTACCCGATGGAGCAGCTGCGGCTCGAGACGACCAAGGACAACCTGACCGGCCGCGTGATGGACATGTTCACGCCGCTGGGCAAGGGGCAGCGCGGCCTGATCGTCGCCGCCCCGCGGACCGGCAAGACGACGCTCCTCCAGTCGCTGGCCAACTCGATCCTCGCCAACCACAAGGAGGCCTACCTCATCGTGCTGCTGATCGACGAGCGGCCGGAAGAGGTGACCGACGTCAAGCGCGCGGTGGACGGCGAGATCGTCTCCTCGACGTTCGACGAGCCGGCGACGCGCCACGTCGCCGTGGCCGAGATGGTGATCGAGAAGGCGAAGCGGATGGTCGAGTACGGCAAGGACGTCGTGATCCTGCTCGACTCGATCACCCGCCTCGCCCGCGCCTACAACAACGTGCAGCCCTCCTCCGGAAAGGTCCTCTCCGGCGGCCTCGACTCGAACGCGCTGCAGCGGCCGAAGCGGTTCTTCGGCGCCGCGCGGCACCTCGAGGAAGGCGGCTCGCTGACGATCGTCGCCACGACGCTGATCGACACCGGCTCGCGGATGGACGAAGTCATCTACGAGGAGTTCAAGGGCACCGGCAACATGGAGCTGCACCTCGACCGGCGCCTCGCCGACCGGCGGGTCTTCCCGGCGATCGACCTCACCCGCTCCGGCACGCGCAAGGAAGAGCTGCTGCTGGAGCCGGACACGCTCAATTCGGTCTGGGTGCTGCGGAAGGTGCTCAGCGCGATGCCGCCGGGCGAAGCGCTCGAGCTCCTTCTGGACCGCCTGAACCAGACCAAGAACAACCAGGACTTCATCCGCCAGATGCGCGAAGGCGGATAGTCCCGCACCGCCAAGGAGCGCCTTGTGATCAAGCCGATCGAAAAAGCCCTCGAACAGGTCAACAACCGCTTCCTGCTGACGACCGTCGTCGCCCGCCGCTGGGAGAACATCGTCGCCGGCGCGCCGCCGCTCGTCGAGAAGGCGCCGGGGCAGTCGCAGATCGACCTCGTCTTCCGCGAGGTCATCGAGGGGAA encodes the following:
- the rho gene encoding transcription termination factor Rho, producing the protein MTERTIDGDRAGEASDTFSLNRLARMRVEEVARAAREMGLSGVSGLRKQDLIFQILRAQTESKGLVFAEGTLEVLPEGYGFLRSAEYSYLPGPDDIYVSPSQINRFALLTGDTVSGQVRYPKEDERYFALIKVEAINHDDPDKSRERIFFENLTPLYPMEQLRLETTKDNLTGRVMDMFTPLGKGQRGLIVAAPRTGKTTLLQSLANSILANHKEAYLIVLLIDERPEEVTDVKRAVDGEIVSSTFDEPATRHVAVAEMVIEKAKRMVEYGKDVVILLDSITRLARAYNNVQPSSGKVLSGGLDSNALQRPKRFFGAARHLEEGGSLTIVATTLIDTGSRMDEVIYEEFKGTGNMELHLDRRLADRRVFPAIDLTRSGTRKEELLLEPDTLNSVWVLRKVLSAMPPGEALELLLDRLNQTKNNQDFIRQMREGG
- a CDS encoding DNA-directed RNA polymerase subunit omega, which translates into the protein MIKPIEKALEQVNNRFLLTTVVARRWENIVAGAPPLVEKAPGQSQIDLVFREVIEGKVKPNSETMRIEVEGMPQVEENDEPLFSSALPTEAGPLGQAMGAEGDKE